The Orenia marismortui DSM 5156 genome has a window encoding:
- a CDS encoding HNH endonuclease, producing the protein MIQLPKELLKAIKAGNVRKFYKSAIWQAVRKQVLIRDNYECQKCKEKGRYSKANCVHHIKHLREFPLLALVLSNLISLCNACHNQEHPEKLKKYRAGQKEYITEERW; encoded by the coding sequence ATCATTCAATTACCCAAAGAATTATTAAAAGCAATTAAAGCCGGTAATGTAAGAAAGTTTTATAAGAGTGCAATTTGGCAAGCGGTTAGGAAACAAGTATTAATTAGGGATAATTATGAGTGCCAAAAGTGTAAGGAGAAAGGAAGATATTCTAAAGCTAATTGTGTTCATCACATCAAGCATTTAAGGGAGTTCCCTTTATTGGCTTTAGTATTGAGTAATTTAATTAGTCTTTGCAATGCTTGTCATAACCAAGAGCATCCAGAGAAGCTTAAGAAGTATAGAGCTGGCCAGAAGGAATATATTACAGAAGAAAGATGGTGA